In Helianthus annuus cultivar XRQ/B chromosome 3, HanXRQr2.0-SUNRISE, whole genome shotgun sequence, a single window of DNA contains:
- the LOC110930712 gene encoding eukaryotic translation initiation factor 2 subunit alpha homolog, with translation MASSTPNLECRMYEARFPDVDMAVMIQVKSIGEMCAYVSLLEYNNIEGMILLSELSRRRIRSINSLIKVGRTEPVMVLHVDEEKGYVNLSKRRVSEEDIQICEDRYNKSKLVHSIMRHVAETMQIDLEDLYIHVGWPLYRKYGHAFEAFKLVVNDPDSILDSLTREIKEIGPDGTEVTKVVPALTEEVKDALVKNIKRRMTPQPLKIRADIEMKCFQFDGVLHIKEAMRKAEAAGNQDCPVKIKLVAPPSYVLITQTLDKEQGISVLTKAIAACTEEIELHKGKLTVKEAPRAVSEREDILLAERMAKLSQANEEVEGDDDSEEEEDTGMGDVDLDKPQEI, from the exons ATGGCGTCCAGCACCCCAAATCTCGAGTGCCGTATGTACGAAGCCAGGTTTCCGGACGTCGATATGGCCGTAATGATTCAGGTCAAAAGCATCGGCGAGATGTGCGCCTACGTCTCGCTACTCGAGTACAACAACATCGAAGGTATGATTCTGTTGTCTGAGCTCTCACGACGTCGTATTAGGAGTATCAATAGCTTGATTAAGGTAGGCCGTACGGAGCCTGTTATGGTTCTTCATGTTGATGAAGAGAAAGGATATGTGAATTTGAGTAAGCGCAGGGTTTCTGAAGAGGATATTCAGATTTGTGAAGATAGGTATAATAAGAGTAAGCTTGTTCACTCGATTATGCGACATGTGGCTGAAACTATGCAGATTGATCTTGAG GATCTGTATATTCACGTTGGTTGGCCTTTGTACCGGAAGTATGGGCATGCATTTGAG GCATTTAAATTAGTTGTGAATGACCCTGACTCCATTCTTGATTCACTTACCCGCGAAATTAAAGAAATTGGTCCAGATGGGACCGAG GTGACGAAAGTGGTTCCTGCTTTGACTGAAGAAGTCAAAGATGCATTAGTAAAGAACATTAAAAGAAGGATGACCCCACAACCTTTAAAGATCAGGGCAGATATTGAGATGAAATGCTTTCAGTTTGATGGAGTTCTTCACATTAAg GAGGCTATGCGGAAGGCGGAAGCTGCTGGGAATCAGGATTGCCCTGTTAAAATCAAGTTGGTTGCTCCTCCATCTTATGTTCTTATCACCCAAACTCTTGATAag GAGCAAGGGATTTCAGTTCTCACAAAAGCAATTGCTGCATGTACGGAAGAAATAGAGCTTCACAAGGGAAAACTCACAGTAAAGGAAGCACCAAGAGCG GTGAGTGAACGCGAGGATATACTACTGGCTGAACGGATGGCGAAGCTTAGTCAAGCAAATGAAGAAGTTGAAGGAGATGACGACAGTGAAGAGGAAGAAGATACAGGAATGGGAGACGTCGATTTGGACAAACCGCAAGAAATTTAA